The nucleotide window ACTGGAAAAGAAGACATTgacagaaataaaaaaacaaacaaagcaGCATGGATTCGCTCACAGCGTAGCCCATCAAAGACAAAAGACGAAAactattttcaatttcttgCAAGAAAATTTGGTAGTAAAGTTGGAAATAAGAAAATGACACACAAGGAGGGACACGATTCTTTGAATTACACTATAGAGTCTTCGCTGATTAATAGTGATGAGAATATACatcgaaaagaaaaaaattatatcgtCTTCGAAAAGGAAAGTAAAACCATGAAATCTATTGTCAAAAGACATGATACGAGGAATGATGATATACGTCACGGAAATCATGTACAAGGCAAACGAAAATTACAGCCATTTTCTGAAAAGACGTCCCAAAGAAATACTCCTTATGAAAATCGAACAGAAGCCTGCAAAGTGTCATTTGATAAAGATAGTTTACATAACGCAAGGCAATTTCTGTATCAGTCAGAAAAACAATCTGTGTATCTATTTTACGTTCACCTAGagatagaaaataaaaaagaattctCATCCGATGATAGAACGGTAGACAATTTATTAAACTGGCAATATGTACTTAAGGATCAAAAATTCCTTATCCAACTTCCTGTTGATTTCGATCTGATAACCTTCAATTTGCTGCATCATACTCAAgaacaaaaattcataaactTGAAGGCATTCTACAACAATATAAACTGTACACATGACTCGATAGAAACAATTGAATCTACCAGGATTCTTTTGTGGAAAGAATTTTTCAATAATGATACGAGGTACTATTTGTGTAACAGACATTATCTTAATGAAACGGGACGAGAGGTTCTGTACTATATTACAACTATTTGGGTGGGATATGATTTGACATGTTCAGAGGCTCCAACTGATAGAGGCACATATGCATTTGACGTTGAGAAAGATGCTTTACCGTTAGTCATTCCAGTCGTCGCTTTCTTACTATCTTTACAGTTTGTTTGGATATTTGCGTTACTAAACGAAAATTCGAAAAACGATGTTAACCATGAAGAAatttcttcatttgtttacaaGAAGGGGGATAGACCATTTGGCATCAAAAGAGTACTTATCAAAATTTTTTATGGCAAATGTACATCTAGCGAATGCTGTACAATATGTAGGCCTATATCAGATAACAGCAATACTAACATAGATAAATGTAAGAGATATTTTTGTTGTGACCGTGAACCACGAAGATTGGTGCTTCTATTGTGGCTTTTCATTCTCATTCCTTTTGGTACCCTACGGACTTTCTTTAGGTACAACTTAAACACAGGAACATATGAAGAATATCCACATGTGTTACGAACAAGTGAACCATTGTTTAATGCAATAGAGGATGAAAAGAAAGCACTTgcatttgatatgatttatgcAATACTTTTTCCAGGGGCATTTATTTGGGTAGGAACATGTTATTATGATGCGTACATTAGCGAAAAACAATGTGATGGTAGCAAAGCGAATAGCTTAAGTGAAAGAGTCGTCTCTCGATGTTGCTTACTATGTTCTTCATGTGATAAAGACATATCAAACAAGTTGAGAATATCGAGAATACTCTGTGGTTTCATACACGGAATATTAAGTTTCTTTCcgatgttttatttgttttcatcTCGATGGGAATGTTTACAATatgaaaatggtaaaaaagaCACTAATGGTAAAGAAGACACTAAATGTTACACCCTTAGGAACTATTGTATTAATTTCTGTTGTTTATTATGTTTCATCTTCATTTATTTCCTCTGTCTTCGACCTATTCTCTctacttttacatttttactgCGATTATgttcttattttgtttttgtattattaCCAATTAGATTAACTTTATTTCGGTATACTTTCATAGTCGTTTCTGCAATCGTTTATCTAGTCAAATACTTGCATGAGATTATTAATATGAATTCAGAGATTTTGGATTATATTTTTGATGTCAAACAAAATAACGAACAACAAAATAACACATCCGGTTCACTCGAAAACATAGATGAGGAAACctttatgtacatatacaaaaacttaatgtttgtaaagaagaaactttacttttttgttttaaaaactttcattGTTTTGGCTTACCTCATTATCACCATTGAAACATTCTTAAGCAATGAGGATTCCTTAACTTCGGCAAGTTTTAAAGATATAGTGGAAATCGTTTTAGTTTTTATCGGTCCCTACgctatatcattatttttcaaaggTAGTAGTAAAGACTTTCTTGCGGATGGTAATAAAAAAGATATAGACGATGCTTACAAAAAATACCTGGGGGGAAACCCCAATGTACCGGAATCTACAAGAGATCAGCAAAGCGATAACCAAAATGTTAATACGCCAACAAATGATTCATCCAATTTGGGCATCCCGATGGAGAGTGTACCTTTGACATCTCATAGGgatagcttgggttcgaatattaccgaggcaggggggtctgggggggcgcacccccctccccccgaagctatcgacattttaacaacgtaaaaggtgttgttgttttttaccgaggcagctgcctcggttgcctcaatggaagctacgccactgcatCTTGGGGAAGTACAAGTATTTAATCTAACGAAAGTGAACCTTTAACTATGAAAAACACTCCAAAGACTGGCACAGTTTAACAAACATACCATTCAGTTGTCGTTTAATGATCATTTAGTCACCTAACCTATTTCAATAAGCATTCAACAATTTCAATGACTCCATTGCATAAACAAGACTATTCAAAAGCCTGTCTGCTAAAAGTgttactttttatttaaaaatgattgTAGATGTTTTTACGATAACCCTGCAATCTTTGTATGGTTTGAGTTTTAATTTCTGTAATAATTAGCCTCCTCGTAATTAACTGATTAATCAGTAACAATTCATACCTTAACCATTTCTAATTTTAGAATTCCTTATGCTCCATTTTCATCAGCGTAATTCATGTGCCGTATTGTTATAAGTTCTTCGCTATTTTACATGTTGCTTTCTTcaggggatccgggttagaattggtccccagtatcccttgcttgtcgtaagatgcgactcaatggggcggtccttcggatgagaccgcaaaaaccgaggtcccatgtcgcagcaggtgtggcacgataaagatccctccctgctcaatggccataagcgccgagcataggccgaaattttgcagcccttcaccggcagtgacgtcacgactccatatgagtgaaatattcgcgagagggacgtaaaacaatatttaatcaatcttcagacttttattttcttttttctaacGACAATGAAAGTCATAATGTAATATTTCATCAATTCAGTTTTGTACAAGCTTATAATACAGTTTAAATGATgagcatctctctctctctctctctctctctctctctctctctccggaTATAATGTGCGGAAACTAAACCAATGCACTAATTATCAAATCCCACTGCTTGGGCGCTGTgaggaaaacaaaattaacggGACATTGTGAACAAATGTTTAAACAATAATGTAAACtattaaaaactattttggctATGTTTAATAAAAGTTAAAGAAAAAACTTTCCACCACAAaactaaataattattttcctgaAAGTGTATTCTGTGTATTGGCTTTGATTTGCTATGTAACAGCGTGGAAGTCATTTGTATGAGCATTGGTATCAAGGCATCGTTCACTAGGATTTCATTGAATTGTGACGAAATGAATGCCGAGATAATATATGACTGAAAATTGAAAGTTACACGAATATATACAGAAAGCTAGGTGgatgaacatttatatataacTAGAGGAGAACAAACTCCTTAATGAAATATCACTGAAACATAAATGAACAATTTGAGAAAGGGACAAGGATAGACTCTGAAATATCCAATCAATTTGATTGAATGGTCATTGAAACTGGATTAAATGGTCACTGAAACTTGACTGAATGGTCAATGTTTAAAgatcatcaaaataaaattataatacTAATCAAAGCTGACACTGATTTTATGTTGTGTGTTGACCAGCTCGCTTTTGTCATTCTGGGAAAAACTCACAaaacattcatatttatataattGAGAGCTTATATCACTCTTTCAATGATGAAATCGTGCTTGTAATAAGCCACCTTATAATGCtaataataaaatttgtatTAAGCAAAAGTGGATGAATTAATATCTTTCAGCACTAACTCGTGTTGCCTCTGGTTTTATTtcctgtacatgtgtatatgtatgaatTATTTTACTTAAGAAATGTTTAATATCTTTGTCAGTATGTATTGTTCTGAACAGATCACTTTGAGCAAATTTGAGCTCAATTCCTACTAGCTTTGTTCATCACAACATATAACTTAAACCATATCCATTGCTTATATACTATCTTATAAACTTAGAGAACTTATACTAAGTTTAAGCAACAAAAAATCATAGATTATTTTAAGTTAATTAAGGAATTTAGTCGCCATGCCTTATTGTTATACAATTTGAACTGAGTTTATTCTGTCTGTCATGATgctatgtttgtgtatatatatgtatgtgtaatcATACGTGTTGTATGCCATGCCCCATGAGGCTCTAATTGGGAAATAAATTATGTTCTATTTCATAGTCTCTGGTCCAATACAAACTAGGATGTGTAATTCAGTTTTCTTACTCtattattcctcctaggcacctgattatACAACTGGTATGTCCGGGGTTTGCtgttctttttattttgtattatttatgggaatatataagattgattactgttctttatcttcatttttcatcttAAAGCTGTTGAATATGCAAAAGTGTGAGAAAGGTGACAAAGAATTTAAATCAAGTTGCGTTTACCATATGTAATTTCAAACCAGTCTTCTGAATTCACCAAAAataacatgtgattcatattcttTCCAGACTCATTttcatttcgaaaaaaaaatgtttagaaaCGTAACATACATTCTGACTTGTTTATATTACATAGGTAGATGGAGGGTAAAATTGGTATACATTACAGTGATTATCAGTAGGGCAGGATCAATTATGAATAAAAGAATCTTAAgtgagctcaaaataatttAAGTATATT belongs to Ostrea edulis chromosome 7, xbOstEdul1.1, whole genome shotgun sequence and includes:
- the LOC125656070 gene encoding uncharacterized protein LOC125656070 — its product is MDCMWKWFVFLLFIAGLPYVFIYLSTSESIELSSRERRDIRDRKPILPKEQLLDESITGKEDIDRNKKTNKAAWIRSQRSPSKTKDENYFQFLARKFGSKVGNKKMTHKEGHDSLNYTIESSLINSDENIHRKEKNYIVFEKESKTMKSIVKRHDTRNDDIRHGNHVQGKRKLQPFSEKTSQRNTPYENRTEACKVSFDKDSLHNARQFLYQSEKQSVYLFYVHLEIENKKEFSSDDRTVDNLLNWQYVLKDQKFLIQLPVDFDLITFNLLHHTQEQKFINLKAFYNNINCTHDSIETIESTRILLWKEFFNNDTRYYLCNRHYLNETGREVLYYITTIWVGYDLTCSEAPTDRGTYAFDVEKDALPLVIPVVAFLLSLQFVWIFALLNENSKNDVNHEEISSFVYKKGDRPFGIKRVLIKIFYGKCTSSECCTICRPISDNSNTNIDKCKRYFCCDREPRRLVLLLWLFILIPFGTLRTFFRYNLNTGTYEEYPHVLRTSEPLFNAIEDEKKALAFDMIYAILFPGAFIWVGTCYYDAYISEKQCDGSKANSLSERVVSRCCLLCSSCDKDISNKLRISRILCGFIHGILSFFPMFYLFSSRWECLQYENGKKDTNGKEDTKCYTLRNYCINFCCLLCFIFIYFLCLRPILSTFTFLLRLCSYFVFVLLPIRLTLFRYTFIVVSAIVYLVKYLHEIINMNSEILDYIFDVKQNNEQQNNTSGSLENIDEETFMYIYKNLMFVKKKLYFFVLKTFIVLAYLIITIETFLSNEDSLTSASFKDIVEIVLVFIGPYAISLFFKGSSKDFLADGNKKDIDDAYKKYLGGNPNVPESTRDQQSDNQNVNTPTNDSSNLGIPMESVPLTSHRDSLGSNITEAGGSGGAHPPPPEAIDILTT